One Thermanaerothrix sp. genomic window carries:
- the hutH gene encoding histidine ammonia-lyase, with protein MARRVVELNGHGLTLEDVVGVARYGWQVALDPSAEAFVERGSKAVSTWVDQGRVVYGITTGFGDLANVSIPSDKSRLLQRNLLLSHACGTGEPFPEDLVRAIMLLRINTLTRGFSGISLPTLMQLVNYLNLGIHPVIPSQGSVGASGDLCPLSHLAITLLGEGEVFFKGRRMPTMDALKEVSLSPIELGPKEGLALNNGTTVMTAIAALCVVDAQALLKTADVTAAISLEALHGVPYAFDKRTHDLRPHAGQRAVASNMRRLIEGSEIVEKYKGNRVQDAYSLRCIPQVHGASRDALEYVRQKVEIEINSVTDNPLIFPSDDEAISGGNFHGQPMAIAMDFFGIAMAEIANISERRIARLVDHKLSGLPPFLVKESGVNSGFMIPQYTAASIVSENKVLAHPSSVDSIPTSANQEDHVSMGTYAARKGRNILENSRKVVAIELLTATQGLEFSMPLNPGRGTKAAYDCVRERIPFMEEDAYIHPMICEALSLVNEGAILEAVESAIGSLD; from the coding sequence GTGGCTCGTAGGGTAGTGGAACTCAACGGTCATGGCTTAACGCTGGAGGATGTGGTTGGGGTTGCAAGGTACGGATGGCAGGTTGCTCTTGATCCTTCCGCCGAGGCGTTCGTTGAAAGGGGCTCTAAAGCGGTAAGCACCTGGGTTGACCAAGGAAGGGTAGTGTATGGGATAACCACGGGTTTTGGCGATTTGGCTAACGTCTCCATACCATCGGACAAGAGCCGGCTTTTGCAGCGCAACCTATTGTTGAGTCATGCCTGCGGGACAGGGGAGCCCTTCCCAGAGGATCTAGTAAGGGCCATCATGCTGCTGAGGATCAACACCTTGACCAGGGGTTTTTCCGGCATAAGCCTGCCAACTCTGATGCAGCTAGTCAACTATCTTAACCTTGGAATACACCCGGTGATACCTTCCCAGGGATCCGTGGGGGCCAGCGGTGACCTGTGTCCCCTGTCTCATCTGGCAATCACCCTCTTAGGGGAGGGGGAGGTCTTCTTCAAGGGGCGCAGGATGCCGACGATGGACGCCCTCAAGGAAGTGTCTCTTAGCCCCATAGAGCTTGGCCCCAAAGAGGGGCTGGCGCTGAACAACGGAACCACCGTTATGACCGCCATCGCGGCTTTATGCGTCGTTGACGCGCAGGCCCTACTCAAAACTGCAGACGTGACAGCCGCCATATCTCTAGAGGCCCTTCACGGGGTTCCCTATGCGTTTGACAAACGTACCCATGATTTGCGTCCCCACGCGGGGCAAAGGGCCGTGGCGTCCAATATGAGGCGTCTTATAGAAGGAAGCGAGATCGTGGAAAAATACAAAGGGAACCGGGTGCAGGACGCCTACTCATTGCGCTGCATCCCCCAGGTACACGGGGCAAGCAGGGACGCTTTGGAGTATGTTAGGCAGAAGGTTGAGATAGAGATAAACTCCGTAACGGATAACCCCCTCATCTTCCCCTCCGACGACGAGGCAATAAGCGGCGGTAACTTCCATGGCCAACCCATGGCTATAGCGATGGACTTTTTCGGAATAGCCATGGCTGAGATAGCGAACATTTCTGAGCGCCGGATAGCTCGCCTTGTGGATCATAAGCTGTCCGGGTTACCGCCGTTCCTGGTTAAGGAGAGTGGCGTAAACAGTGGATTCATGATACCCCAGTATACCGCCGCATCAATTGTGTCGGAGAACAAGGTGCTTGCCCATCCATCGTCGGTGGATTCCATACCCACCTCCGCAAATCAGGAGGATCATGTCTCCATGGGAACCTATGCGGCCAGAAAGGGCCGCAATATACTGGAGAACTCCCGAAAGGTTGTGGCCATAGAGCTCCTTACCGCAACTCAGGGACTTGAATTCTCAATGCCCCTGAACCCAGGGAGGGGGACAAAGGCGGCCTATGACTGCGTCCGGGAGAGGATACCGTTCATGGAGGAAGATGCATATATACATCCCAT
- the amrS gene encoding AmmeMemoRadiSam system radical SAM enzyme, protein MRKSRSSVLQCIGTKNPDLPKEASFWLPEGDGGRCQLCFHRCFITEGHWGYCGVRFFKGGALRSPFSGRFSGVAVDPVEKKPLYHWRPGSSILSLGGIGCNLRCPFCQNHHISQIRDGHYEGKLLTLSPPDIEDLANRLGVSAVAFTYNEPLVYMEYIIEASCYLKPRGLGIVLVTNGTVNLTPLYELRGLVDGANVDVKAFSREKYDYLGGDMDSVVRSVEALIAMGVHVEITHLLVPGLSDPGEFTEMVHWIASLSRAIPFHVSAYHPSYLMQTRPIPIKDVDHFAEIARERLLNVYVGNIPERARNVTKCPNCGEDIIVRMGYNIVANYLDALGNCRFCGSNGGVVLS, encoded by the coding sequence ATGAGGAAATCAAGATCCAGCGTTTTACAGTGCATAGGTACAAAGAACCCTGATCTTCCAAAGGAAGCTTCCTTCTGGTTGCCGGAAGGCGATGGTGGCCGGTGTCAACTGTGCTTTCATCGTTGTTTTATAACGGAGGGACACTGGGGTTATTGCGGCGTTCGGTTCTTTAAGGGGGGAGCTTTGCGCTCTCCCTTTTCTGGTCGTTTCTCCGGAGTTGCAGTGGATCCAGTGGAGAAGAAGCCCCTATATCATTGGCGTCCTGGGAGTTCGATCCTGTCTCTGGGAGGGATCGGATGTAATTTGAGATGTCCCTTCTGTCAGAACCACCATATATCGCAGATAAGAGATGGACACTACGAGGGTAAGTTATTAACCCTATCTCCTCCCGATATTGAGGACTTGGCCAACCGATTAGGGGTATCTGCAGTGGCCTTCACCTACAACGAGCCTCTAGTTTATATGGAGTACATTATTGAGGCTTCTTGTTATCTAAAGCCAAGGGGATTGGGGATAGTGTTGGTGACCAATGGTACAGTCAACTTGACTCCCCTCTATGAGCTAAGGGGGCTTGTGGATGGGGCAAACGTGGATGTCAAGGCGTTCTCCAGGGAAAAATACGATTATCTAGGTGGAGACATGGATAGCGTGGTCAGATCCGTAGAGGCATTGATCGCAATGGGAGTTCATGTTGAGATAACCCATCTCTTAGTCCCTGGCCTTTCTGATCCTGGTGAGTTTACGGAAATGGTCCATTGGATTGCAAGCCTTTCTAGAGCAATTCCGTTTCATGTTTCTGCTTACCACCCCTCTTACCTAATGCAGACAAGGCCTATCCCTATAAAGGACGTGGATCACTTCGCGGAGATTGCGAGGGAACGGCTGCTTAACGTATATGTGGGCAATATCCCGGAAAGGGCTCGGAACGTTACGAAATGTCCCAATTGCGGCGAAGACATAATCGTCAGGATGGGCTATAATATAGTAGCTAATTATTTAGACGCATTGGGAAATTGCAGGTTCTGCGGTTCCAATGGAGGAGTGGTGCTTTCCTGA